One window of uncultured Methanoregula sp. genomic DNA carries:
- a CDS encoding response regulator, producing MTQTVLVVDDSSFITEGLTSLLKKNYRTIISSGGEMCLEILKKETPDIIILDILMEPMDGWETLLRIRENPATRYIPVIMFSAKKISPFEAETHHPYIDDYITKPVSPRNLLDTIAKVLSRKEVGRKTLERWKQAGLQTEEIEEYVRVMTSIEVDRGLCSNMQQQLSTERKDAPLEEIRRTIEVISSRIRENEILAEEIARKGDSLIAAGTEPGATPCPGSPDGSGEKPRQDTGPSPPGTSLGAANLTEPGIHPPASSPIPTSEPGFSNVGIGEGILTPAQDHEEKREDCTNQIVYTDIPVNHSGNPGDPNTEGDTTEGIAKFPIGDSGLMTISGTEETAVPDNPIVTTISESLLEEEQDSNPAITTESISPVQFPVITMGESGRQPVYEEIATGENEQQLQVQEPTAHDQQPLVQRSSREGAETNELPHQTAQATEIADRSRSREIAETPDRQDNVKITSPVKAIPGPGIFARIIAAIARLFSRSKP from the coding sequence TTGACACAGACTGTTCTTGTTGTAGATGACAGCAGTTTCATCACCGAGGGACTTACATCTCTTCTGAAGAAGAACTACCGCACAATCATCTCTTCCGGCGGGGAGATGTGCCTGGAGATCCTCAAGAAGGAGACGCCGGATATCATCATCCTCGATATCCTCATGGAGCCCATGGACGGCTGGGAGACACTTTTACGTATCCGCGAGAACCCGGCAACCCGTTACATCCCGGTCATCATGTTTTCGGCAAAGAAGATCAGCCCTTTCGAGGCCGAGACGCATCACCCGTATATCGATGATTACATAACAAAACCGGTAAGCCCGAGAAATCTTCTGGATACCATTGCAAAGGTCCTCTCCCGCAAAGAGGTGGGACGAAAGACCCTTGAGCGGTGGAAACAGGCAGGCCTGCAGACAGAAGAGATCGAAGAATATGTCCGGGTAATGACCAGTATTGAAGTGGATCGCGGCCTCTGCTCCAATATGCAGCAGCAGCTCAGCACCGAACGGAAAGATGCACCTCTCGAAGAGATCCGGAGGACGATTGAGGTCATCAGTTCCCGCATCCGGGAGAATGAGATCCTTGCAGAAGAGATCGCACGGAAGGGAGATTCTCTGATTGCTGCCGGAACTGAACCGGGTGCGACACCATGCCCGGGAAGTCCGGATGGATCAGGAGAGAAGCCCCGGCAGGATACGGGTCCCTCCCCGCCAGGAACATCATTGGGAGCGGCCAATCTCACAGAGCCGGGGATCCATCCACCGGCATCTTCACCAATCCCGACATCGGAACCCGGGTTTAGTAACGTTGGTATCGGGGAGGGGATTTTAACTCCTGCACAGGATCATGAGGAGAAACGGGAGGATTGCACAAACCAGATAGTGTATACCGACATCCCGGTCAACCATTCGGGAAACCCGGGTGATCCCAACACAGAAGGGGATACCACGGAAGGTATAGCCAAATTTCCGATCGGGGATTCGGGATTAATGACTATTTCTGGCACAGAAGAGACAGCAGTTCCCGATAATCCGATCGTCACGACCATTTCAGAAAGTCTGCTGGAAGAAGAGCAGGATTCCAATCCTGCCATTACAACTGAATCCATTAGTCCTGTGCAGTTCCCGGTTATCACTATGGGGGAGAGTGGCAGGCAACCCGTATATGAGGAGATTGCAACAGGAGAAAACGAGCAGCAACTTCAAGTACAGGAACCTACGGCTCACGATCAGCAACCTTTGGTACAACGGTCTTCCCGAGAGGGGGCAGAAACAAACGAACTCCCACACCAGACGGCACAGGCCACGGAGATTGCCGACCGTTCGCGGTCAAGGGAAATAGCGGAGACACCAGACCGCCAGGACAACGTGAAGATCACATCTCCCGTCAAGGCAATACCGGGCCCCGGTATCTTTGCGCGGATAATTGCGGCAATTGCACGTCTCTTCTCCCGGTCAAAACCGTAG
- a CDS encoding radical SAM protein has translation MTLSRGCILCHQGAKLVLFVTGRCHRTCWYCPLSSERKGTDTVYANDRPVDIPAQLIEEAENMSALGTGVTGGEPLLCLDTVTKYCRLLKDHFGPEHQIHLYTAKAPTDEDLAALQGLVDEIRLHPPHECWDRIAETEYIVSAQHAKAMGFDIGIEVPALPGLEHLAAALPYLDFLNINELEWGDTNAYAMRERGYELADTLHNAIDGAKGWAEELCRHEKVHWCSSAFKDSVQLRERLKRIAENTARPFDEITDDGTIVYGVLEFGDTDGTTAEILKRELEPGSFEIFSDHVELAWWFLTENIIDVKGNKYVIERYPNKGMIVEMTPV, from the coding sequence ATGACACTATCCCGCGGTTGTATTCTCTGCCACCAGGGCGCAAAACTGGTCCTCTTTGTTACGGGAAGATGCCACCGCACCTGCTGGTACTGCCCCCTCTCCAGCGAGAGAAAAGGTACCGATACGGTATATGCCAATGATCGCCCGGTGGATATCCCTGCCCAGCTCATCGAAGAAGCGGAGAATATGAGTGCGCTGGGTACCGGAGTAACCGGGGGAGAACCGCTGCTCTGCCTCGACACGGTGACTAAGTATTGCCGGCTGCTCAAGGACCATTTCGGGCCGGAACACCAGATACACCTCTATACAGCAAAAGCCCCGACCGATGAGGACCTGGCAGCACTGCAGGGGCTTGTGGACGAGATCCGGCTCCACCCGCCGCATGAGTGCTGGGACAGAATTGCTGAAACTGAGTATATCGTCTCGGCACAACATGCAAAAGCAATGGGATTTGATATCGGGATTGAAGTGCCGGCTCTTCCCGGGCTCGAACACCTGGCAGCGGCACTGCCGTACCTGGACTTCCTCAATATCAACGAGCTCGAATGGGGGGATACCAATGCCTATGCCATGCGCGAACGGGGGTACGAACTCGCCGATACGCTGCATAACGCCATCGATGGTGCGAAGGGATGGGCAGAAGAGTTGTGCCGGCACGAGAAAGTGCACTGGTGCTCTTCCGCGTTCAAGGACTCGGTGCAGCTCCGCGAGCGCCTGAAACGAATAGCAGAAAATACTGCCCGCCCGTTTGACGAGATCACGGACGACGGGACCATTGTATACGGGGTTCTTGAATTCGGGGATACTGATGGCACCACCGCCGAGATTCTCAAACGGGAGCTCGAACCGGGAAGTTTTGAGATCTTCAGTGACCATGTCGAGCTTGCCTGGTGGTTCCTCACGGAAAATATCATTGATGTGAAAGGGAACAAGTACGTTATCGAACGCTACCCGAACAAAGGGATGATCGTGGAGATGACGCCGGTATGA